In Leptospira perdikensis, a single genomic region encodes these proteins:
- the gpmI gene encoding 2,3-bisphosphoglycerate-independent phosphoglycerate mutase: protein MLTLKKNPNGSLTKQVLLIVLDGVGFTEKGYENGNAVAKAQMPVLKGLWKTYPTVLLKAHGTAVGMPSDDDMGNSEVGHNVLGSGRIFDQGAKLVSQSIENGSLFVGPIWKKFISNCKSNQSTFHFLGLFSDGNVHSHIDHLKAMIDNAIKENIKKIRLHILLDGRDVPEKSALEYLNPFEEYLDSYRKQGIDILIASGGGRMELTMDRYDADWSMVERGWNHHVEGEGRIFPSAKEAIETFRKENPSVIDQYLPGFVVGDSNGKPVGKIEDNDSVVFFNFRGDRAIEISRAFTEDSLTNFKRKRFPKVEFAGMMQYDGDLFIPKQYLVAPPTIDRTMGEYFANEGVAQYALSETQKYGHVTFFWNGNRSGYFNQTLETYEEVKSDIIPFDQKPEMKAKEITDNLVLALTSHKFPFLRVNYANGDMVGHTGNMDATVRGLEYLDICLDRIKKICDETGTVLCITADHGNADEMYQLTKKGTAETSKDGKPVPKTSHTLNPVQFVLYDPKGKIKLNQNLKEKGLANVAATMMDLLGFEAPDGYHPSLIQRD from the coding sequence ATGTTAACTCTTAAAAAAAATCCAAATGGTTCATTAACCAAACAAGTATTACTCATCGTCTTGGATGGAGTTGGGTTTACAGAAAAAGGATATGAAAACGGAAATGCCGTTGCCAAAGCCCAAATGCCTGTCCTTAAGGGACTTTGGAAAACTTATCCCACCGTTTTATTAAAAGCGCATGGAACTGCAGTTGGCATGCCTAGTGATGATGATATGGGTAATTCGGAAGTTGGTCATAATGTTCTAGGATCCGGAAGGATTTTTGATCAAGGAGCCAAGTTAGTATCCCAATCGATAGAGAACGGGAGTTTGTTTGTAGGTCCCATTTGGAAGAAGTTCATTTCCAATTGTAAATCCAACCAATCAACATTTCATTTTCTTGGTTTGTTCTCAGATGGAAATGTCCATAGCCATATCGATCACCTAAAAGCAATGATAGACAATGCTATCAAAGAAAATATCAAAAAGATAAGGCTCCATATCCTTCTCGATGGAAGAGATGTTCCCGAAAAATCAGCGTTAGAGTATTTAAATCCTTTTGAAGAATATTTAGATTCTTATCGGAAACAAGGAATCGATATTCTTATTGCTTCTGGTGGTGGACGAATGGAACTCACCATGGATCGTTATGATGCTGATTGGTCTATGGTAGAAAGAGGTTGGAACCACCATGTCGAAGGAGAAGGCCGCATCTTCCCGTCAGCAAAAGAAGCCATTGAAACATTTAGAAAAGAAAATCCATCCGTTATTGATCAGTATTTGCCAGGATTTGTTGTTGGAGATTCCAATGGGAAACCCGTTGGTAAAATAGAAGACAATGACTCTGTAGTATTTTTTAATTTCCGAGGTGATCGTGCCATCGAAATTTCAAGAGCATTTACAGAAGATTCATTAACTAATTTCAAAAGAAAACGATTCCCGAAAGTTGAATTTGCAGGTATGATGCAATATGATGGAGACCTTTTCATCCCCAAACAATACTTAGTTGCTCCTCCCACCATTGATCGAACTATGGGTGAATACTTTGCTAACGAAGGAGTTGCTCAATATGCGCTTTCTGAAACACAAAAATATGGACATGTAACCTTTTTTTGGAATGGAAACCGCTCTGGATACTTCAATCAAACTTTAGAAACTTATGAAGAAGTGAAATCAGACATCATCCCCTTTGACCAAAAACCAGAAATGAAAGCAAAGGAAATTACGGACAATCTTGTACTTGCTCTAACATCCCATAAATTTCCATTCCTCAGAGTCAATTATGCTAACGGAGATATGGTGGGGCATACGGGAAATATGGATGCTACTGTTCGTGGATTGGAGTATCTGGACATATGTTTAGATAGAATCAAAAAAATCTGTGATGAAACAGGAACAGTTCTATGTATTACAGCCGATCATGGTAACGCAGATGAGATGTACCAGCTTACCAAAAAAGGAACCGCTGAGACATCAAAAGATGGGAAACCAGTTCCTAAAACTAGCCATACACTAAACCCTGTACAATTTGTTCTTTATGATCCTAAAGGTAAAATCAAACTCAATCAAAACTTAAAAGAGAAAGGTCTTGCCAATGTTGCGGCAACAATGATGGATCTTTTAGGATTTGAAGCACCAGATGGATACCATCCAAGTTTAATCCAAAGAGATTAA
- a CDS encoding TonB-dependent receptor plug domain-containing protein, giving the protein MLSNFKLSILLCLSFGPISLLAQNKDIKEVEIRAGVDNQSKNSNFAKNPTGFQKEIDLKQTNTRYMSLPDVLNREAGVRVRQYGGLGSYSTLSLRGTNPNQTRIYWNGVPINNSMGGEINLADLPFDNLEKIEIYKSGTPAGFSGSSIGGSINLVSKSKIDKPVTRINLMGGSFKTAKASVTHMDQFAGGSYFIQALQETSDQNFSYLNNKGTVLFNTYDDTIDTRRNAQFRKTGFTGNLSFEFGKTKVNLLNDYIHRKQGLPGPGNRQTVAVERVFSKLSSAITTETNEFLLQNLTLETKAYGNFSKDDFFDPKSEFSYGTPNAFTKTNQYGFQLSPTLYLLEYNQVIRTSFQTEQEFFTRYEKRYNHETERKEPKKRRDTLSATFQDEIRLFSNRLFLVPQIRWERFTDRFGKDETSVRNQLLDPLNDVFYVKQAFTNPSFGIKIVWIKKENWEFGTLANISKDFRIPTFLELFGERGSIVGNTKLRPEQSRNGDFGFYLHAKPFTNWKIQSDVSIFQKRIYDMILFLPNSQFTLRPENVDQALIRGLETSHNVIWNKGVKFNFNYTYQDAKNYSESPALNGKYLPLRSKSQGSALLAFFKDFGEIGLEYQYIGANFRDRTNEYLGYLPARQFWNLYIQYIPYKNLETGNELILGFEVRNLSDKRVEDLVGYPLPGRSYYFTGSYRF; this is encoded by the coding sequence ATGCTTTCTAATTTCAAATTATCCATTCTCCTTTGTCTCAGTTTTGGTCCTATTAGTTTACTCGCACAAAACAAAGATATAAAAGAAGTGGAGATTCGGGCCGGTGTAGATAACCAGTCAAAAAATTCTAATTTTGCAAAAAACCCAACAGGATTTCAAAAAGAAATCGACCTAAAACAAACAAACACGCGTTACATGAGTTTACCGGACGTATTAAACCGAGAAGCCGGTGTTCGGGTCAGACAATACGGAGGACTTGGTTCCTACTCCACTCTTTCTTTGCGAGGAACCAATCCTAACCAAACAAGAATCTATTGGAATGGGGTTCCCATCAACAACTCTATGGGTGGTGAAATCAATTTAGCCGACCTACCATTTGATAACTTAGAAAAAATTGAAATTTATAAATCAGGAACCCCTGCCGGATTTTCTGGATCTTCTATTGGAGGATCCATCAATTTAGTTTCAAAATCTAAAATAGACAAACCTGTCACTCGAATCAATTTAATGGGAGGAAGTTTTAAAACTGCGAAAGCCAGTGTTACACATATGGACCAATTTGCAGGTGGTTCTTATTTTATACAGGCCCTTCAAGAAACATCTGATCAAAACTTTAGTTATCTCAATAACAAAGGAACTGTTTTATTTAATACTTACGATGATACAATAGACACGCGCAGGAATGCTCAATTTAGAAAAACAGGATTTACAGGAAACCTCTCGTTCGAATTCGGAAAAACTAAAGTTAATCTACTAAACGATTATATTCACAGAAAACAAGGGTTACCTGGTCCTGGAAATAGACAAACTGTCGCAGTAGAACGGGTTTTTAGTAAACTCTCTTCTGCCATCACAACAGAAACCAATGAATTTCTTTTACAGAACCTAACACTCGAAACAAAAGCTTACGGCAATTTTTCTAAAGATGATTTTTTCGATCCTAAATCTGAATTTAGTTACGGAACACCGAATGCATTTACGAAAACAAATCAATACGGATTCCAACTATCGCCGACTTTGTATTTATTAGAATACAATCAAGTGATTCGAACCTCTTTTCAAACGGAACAAGAGTTCTTTACAAGATACGAAAAAAGATACAACCACGAAACAGAAAGGAAAGAACCTAAAAAACGTCGAGATACTTTGAGTGCCACTTTCCAGGATGAAATCAGACTTTTTTCCAACCGACTTTTTTTGGTCCCACAAATTCGCTGGGAACGATTTACAGACAGGTTTGGAAAAGATGAAACCAGTGTTCGTAACCAACTACTCGATCCACTCAATGATGTTTTTTATGTAAAACAGGCATTCACCAATCCAAGTTTTGGAATTAAAATTGTTTGGATCAAAAAAGAAAATTGGGAATTTGGAACACTTGCTAATATCAGTAAGGACTTTCGAATTCCCACCTTTTTAGAGTTATTTGGAGAACGTGGAAGTATTGTAGGGAATACTAAGTTACGACCAGAACAAAGTAGGAATGGAGACTTTGGGTTTTATTTACACGCAAAACCTTTTACCAATTGGAAAATACAATCGGATGTTTCCATTTTTCAAAAACGAATTTATGACATGATTTTGTTTTTACCGAACTCACAATTTACACTTAGGCCTGAAAACGTTGACCAAGCTCTCATCCGCGGTTTAGAAACAAGTCACAATGTGATTTGGAACAAAGGAGTTAAATTTAATTTTAATTATACATACCAAGATGCAAAAAACTACTCCGAATCACCGGCGTTAAATGGGAAGTACCTTCCGCTACGTTCTAAAAGCCAAGGAAGTGCCTTACTCGCTTTTTTTAAAGATTTTGGAGAAATTGGATTGGAGTACCAATACATTGGCGCCAATTTCAGAGACCGAACCAATGAATATTTAGGATATTTGCCGGCTAGACAGTTCTGGAACCTTTATATCCAATACATACCTTATAAAAATTTAGAAACAGGAAACGAATTGATTTTAGGATTTGAAGTTCGTAACCTTTCAGACAAACGAGTTGAAGATTTGGTAGGATATCCACTACCCGGCCGCAGTTACTATTTTACAGGGAGTTACAGATTCTAA
- a CDS encoding adenosine kinase, with the protein MKHYDVFGVGNALVDIIAFIDPNFLQKQNITKGVMTLVDESRQGQILADLHDEKKELRSGGSAANTMIAIANSGGTCCYTGKVTHDTYGEFYKKDMEDAGVLFETTPDVNGHTGTCVVLTTPDAERTMLTNLAISTSLAPTDIDVNNLKKSKFVYVEGYLWDGDSTKKASELTMKLAKENNVKVSFTYSDPFCVNRSRDEFIHLTKEYVDVVFCNTEEGLALSGAKNAEDAVEYIAKLCPLVFMTAGKEGAYVAENGVITLVPGFPVKPIDTTGAGDAFAAGVLYGLTQGYSAQKSARWGNYVASRIVCEVGPRLSVRLMGRQDEILDGFKDK; encoded by the coding sequence ATGAAGCATTACGACGTATTCGGCGTAGGGAACGCCCTGGTAGATATTATTGCCTTTATTGATCCCAATTTTTTACAAAAACAAAATATCACCAAAGGTGTGATGACCCTTGTAGATGAATCTAGACAAGGTCAAATTCTTGCCGACCTACACGATGAAAAGAAAGAACTTCGCTCTGGTGGAAGTGCTGCGAACACTATGATCGCAATTGCAAACTCTGGAGGAACATGTTGTTATACGGGAAAAGTCACTCATGATACTTATGGTGAATTTTATAAAAAAGACATGGAAGATGCAGGTGTTTTATTTGAAACCACTCCTGACGTAAATGGCCACACTGGCACTTGTGTTGTGTTGACCACTCCTGATGCCGAAAGAACTATGCTTACCAATCTTGCCATTTCCACATCACTTGCACCTACTGATATTGATGTAAATAACCTTAAAAAAAGCAAATTTGTTTATGTGGAAGGTTATTTATGGGATGGAGATTCCACAAAAAAAGCAAGTGAACTCACAATGAAGTTGGCGAAAGAAAACAATGTAAAAGTTTCTTTTACTTATAGTGATCCTTTTTGTGTGAATCGTTCTAGAGACGAATTTATCCATCTAACAAAAGAATATGTAGATGTTGTTTTTTGTAATACAGAAGAAGGTTTAGCTCTTAGTGGAGCAAAAAACGCAGAAGACGCTGTTGAGTATATCGCCAAACTTTGCCCATTAGTGTTTATGACTGCGGGTAAAGAAGGTGCTTATGTTGCTGAAAATGGCGTCATTACTTTGGTTCCTGGTTTCCCAGTAAAACCTATTGATACAACAGGGGCAGGGGATGCTTTTGCTGCTGGAGTATTGTATGGACTGACTCAAGGATACTCTGCACAAAAATCAGCGCGTTGGGGAAACTATGTTGCTTCTCGCATTGTTTGTGAGGTAGGTCCTCGTTTGTCTGTTCGCCTTATGGGAAGACAAGACGAAATTTTAGACGGGTTCAAAGATAAATAA
- a CDS encoding response regulator — MTESTLKHVLIVEDEEDIVEILRIALEFNSPYQVSFAKTGPEGLHKAIILQPDLILLDVLMPGMNGMELIEELKIFPETKEIPVAFMTSRVLKNEILEYQKRGGIGVIEKPFAPLEIAEKIQTLWEDSKKIQ, encoded by the coding sequence ATGACAGAATCTACCTTAAAACATGTGTTAATTGTTGAAGACGAAGAAGATATAGTAGAAATTCTACGAATTGCCTTGGAATTCAACTCACCTTACCAGGTTAGTTTTGCCAAAACTGGACCAGAAGGTTTACACAAGGCTATCATCTTACAGCCCGACTTGATCTTGTTAGATGTGCTGATGCCTGGTATGAATGGGATGGAACTTATTGAAGAATTAAAAATTTTTCCAGAAACCAAAGAGATCCCTGTAGCCTTTATGACATCTCGTGTTTTAAAAAATGAAATTCTAGAATACCAAAAAAGAGGAGGCATCGGTGTGATTGAAAAACCCTTTGCCCCTCTTGAGATTGCGGAGAAAATTCAAACCCTTTGGGAGGATTCGAAAAAAATTCAATAA
- a CDS encoding PAS domain-containing sensor histidine kinase, translating into MNEFLEKIKSFFKDEDSFFDAKQLLQQNWHKFVPQYLDKILETRANAVFILDNEGNYTYVNSSAEAMVEKTANQMLGQSIWNLFPNLDVTEFGKKLAHAIKNKEPFRYGEFFLESKGWFDTQVFPQENFTIVIATEVTSEKNAKDNYSQVLIKNKAILSSLPDKLYGIHKDGSVIDHKEFPEFKGWDSREEGKGIRLTRIENLFPTRKLSEIEPILEQVLEIGGTKTYEYSIEDYDGEKYFEARFTKTGEEDILAIVRNITERKKAEALKNEFISLVSHELRTPLTSIKGSIDLLLAGVAGELSNQTKSLLNICRKNTQRLVRFVTDLLDIEALDSGNINFKFRTYRLEEILQSSVDGMRTFAEQYHVLLNYDQNFPSTSVYVDEDRLNHCITNLISNAVKYTPKFSEVYITVVPKDNHAEILIKDNGPGIDPNFAPRLFHRFAQGAPPKDKLVGGSGLGLSITKGFVEAMKGKIFFTSDDKGTVFTIEFPIVKPGAIPSGYDQ; encoded by the coding sequence ATGAATGAATTTCTGGAAAAAATCAAAAGCTTTTTCAAAGATGAAGATAGCTTTTTTGATGCAAAGCAACTTCTGCAACAGAATTGGCACAAATTTGTACCACAATATCTCGACAAAATCCTGGAAACTCGCGCCAATGCGGTCTTTATCTTGGATAATGAAGGAAATTACACGTATGTGAATTCTTCTGCGGAAGCAATGGTGGAAAAAACTGCAAATCAGATGCTCGGGCAAAGTATTTGGAATTTGTTCCCCAACCTCGATGTTACCGAATTTGGCAAAAAATTAGCACACGCCATCAAAAATAAGGAACCATTCCGGTATGGAGAGTTCTTTTTGGAATCTAAAGGATGGTTTGATACACAAGTTTTCCCTCAGGAAAATTTCACCATTGTCATTGCAACCGAAGTCACATCTGAAAAAAATGCAAAGGACAATTATAGCCAAGTTCTTATCAAAAATAAAGCCATCCTAAGTTCCTTACCGGACAAATTGTACGGAATTCATAAAGATGGATCAGTGATTGATCACAAAGAATTTCCTGAATTTAAAGGTTGGGATTCCCGTGAGGAAGGAAAAGGGATCCGACTCACAAGAATCGAAAATTTATTTCCCACACGAAAACTTTCCGAAATTGAACCCATTTTAGAACAAGTTTTAGAAATTGGCGGAACCAAAACTTATGAGTATTCAATCGAAGACTACGACGGTGAAAAATACTTTGAAGCTCGGTTCACTAAAACGGGAGAGGAAGACATTCTTGCTATCGTTCGGAATATCACAGAACGTAAAAAAGCCGAAGCCTTAAAAAATGAATTCATTAGTTTGGTAAGCCACGAATTACGAACCCCCCTCACTTCAATTAAAGGATCTATCGACTTACTCCTTGCAGGTGTTGCCGGCGAACTATCCAACCAAACCAAATCTCTACTCAATATTTGCAGAAAAAATACCCAAAGGCTCGTGAGGTTTGTCACAGATCTCCTCGACATCGAAGCTTTAGATTCAGGAAATATTAATTTTAAATTTCGAACCTACAGATTGGAAGAAATCTTACAAAGTTCTGTGGATGGGATGAGAACCTTTGCAGAACAATACCATGTATTATTAAATTATGATCAAAACTTTCCTTCTACTTCTGTTTATGTAGATGAAGACAGGTTGAATCATTGTATCACCAATCTAATCTCCAATGCAGTGAAATACACACCTAAATTTTCAGAAGTATATATCACTGTAGTTCCCAAAGACAATCACGCAGAAATTTTAATTAAAGATAATGGTCCTGGTATTGATCCCAATTTTGCACCTAGATTATTTCACAGGTTTGCACAAGGAGCACCACCGAAAGATAAATTAGTAGGAGGATCAGGCCTTGGACTATCGATTACAAAAGGTTTTGTAGAAGCAATGAAAGGTAAAATATTTTTTACCTCTGATGACAAAGGAACTGTTTTTACTATTGAATTTCCTATAGTAAAACCAGGAGCCATTCCTTCTGGATATGACCAATGA
- a CDS encoding ABC transporter ATP-binding protein — translation MIQVSNLSKFYGEKRAISGLNFKLEKGEIVGLLGLNGAGKTTTIRILTGYLIPSAGDASIDGKSIFDFPLEAKQKIGYLPETPPLYEDMTITEYLTFVGRIKKIEETKLGSEIEKVLTKTNLTAVKDKLIGTLSLGFRKRVGIAQAILGDPEIVIMDEPISGLDPKQIVEIRNLIRSLAGDHTVLISSHILTEIYKTCDKFLFLHKGSLKQELSLSRLEEEMNRLAGWEVGLSGKSAEELHTFVKSVIGDGDSVVELGTNKEEIQFLVKTIHPKQFKESLFSKAMASGIQIESLKKQEVSLEQIFMERI, via the coding sequence ATGATTCAAGTCAGCAATTTATCCAAATTTTACGGCGAAAAACGAGCCATTTCAGGGCTCAATTTTAAATTAGAAAAAGGCGAAATAGTCGGTCTTTTGGGGCTTAACGGCGCCGGCAAAACCACTACCATTCGTATCCTTACTGGGTATTTGATCCCTAGTGCAGGGGATGCATCCATTGATGGAAAGTCAATCTTTGACTTTCCTTTGGAAGCCAAACAGAAAATAGGTTATCTTCCGGAGACTCCTCCTCTCTACGAGGACATGACCATCACAGAGTATCTTACTTTTGTTGGTCGGATCAAAAAAATTGAGGAAACCAAACTTGGTTCTGAGATTGAAAAGGTTCTTACTAAAACAAACCTTACTGCTGTTAAGGATAAGTTGATTGGAACCTTATCGCTTGGATTCCGTAAACGAGTGGGAATCGCACAAGCAATTTTGGGTGATCCTGAAATTGTTATTATGGATGAACCCATATCGGGTCTTGATCCCAAACAAATTGTTGAGATACGAAATTTGATTAGAAGTCTCGCTGGTGATCATACAGTTCTTATTTCCAGTCATATCCTGACTGAGATTTATAAAACTTGTGATAAGTTTTTATTTTTACACAAAGGAAGTCTTAAACAGGAACTTTCTTTGTCTCGTTTAGAAGAAGAAATGAATCGACTTGCCGGATGGGAAGTGGGGCTTTCAGGAAAGAGTGCCGAAGAACTCCATACATTCGTAAAATCAGTGATAGGTGATGGTGACAGTGTAGTTGAACTTGGAACCAATAAAGAAGAAATTCAATTTTTGGTTAAAACCATTCATCCTAAACAATTTAAAGAATCCTTATTTTCAAAAGCGATGGCTTCTGGAATTCAAATCGAATCTTTAAAAAAACAAGAAGTGTCTTTGGAACAGATTTTTATGGAGAGAATATGA
- a CDS encoding ABC transporter permease — translation MNWQTAVWIYKKELRLFFGTYMGPLVLGGTAFLNALFVMILNFNGTANYEIATYITFISFMTTILIAMVIISMGSIVEERNKGTLELLFTSPITDLEIVFGKFLFGVTVCGIITVFINGLFPLLLYSFWKAPFYMVASGSVGVFLLGVFTFAIGMFGSSLGKNQMISLLISVLIILTLWVVGYFSHLFQATTRKVLFHLHIFSHFAAFAKGVVPLTGIVFFLSGTFLFLYLTVKVLESRRWRG, via the coding sequence ATGAACTGGCAAACGGCTGTTTGGATCTATAAAAAAGAATTACGATTATTTTTTGGAACTTATATGGGACCTTTGGTTCTTGGGGGAACTGCATTTCTCAATGCCCTTTTCGTAATGATTTTAAATTTTAACGGTACTGCAAATTATGAAATTGCAACCTATATCACTTTTATTTCTTTTATGACAACTATCCTCATTGCAATGGTGATCATTTCTATGGGATCGATTGTGGAAGAACGAAACAAAGGAACTCTGGAATTACTTTTTACCTCTCCCATTACTGATTTGGAAATTGTATTTGGTAAATTCCTATTTGGTGTCACCGTTTGTGGGATCATCACTGTTTTTATCAATGGATTGTTTCCTTTGTTACTCTATTCTTTTTGGAAAGCTCCGTTTTATATGGTAGCTTCTGGTAGTGTAGGAGTATTTTTGTTAGGTGTTTTTACTTTCGCAATTGGGATGTTTGGTTCCAGTCTTGGGAAGAACCAAATGATATCTTTATTGATCTCGGTTCTTATTATTTTGACACTTTGGGTGGTGGGATATTTCTCTCATCTATTCCAAGCAACCACAAGAAAAGTTCTATTTCATCTACATATCTTTTCTCACTTTGCTGCTTTTGCAAAGGGTGTGGTTCCATTGACTGGAATTGTGTTTTTCCTTAGCGGAACATTTTTGTTCTTATATCTTACCGTAAAGGTCTTGGAATCCAGGAGATGGAGGGGATAG
- a CDS encoding Gldg family protein, whose protein sequence is MFLTADRVLPFISLLSLFAYFLFDGMVVDPKKRILFFGVVFLFLASDTIVRAFSKGLRKEDQNRYIAASFGIGAFLLSVLRDFLDLKPVAGFNEEVSAIPKVREFLLLCVVLLSIVFLLQIILLEIGKSSLEAQSNLAKSKSSLLQNAVLGFLFGLPILVAVNYFAIKRNYNFDLSSQGKFSLSQISRNLIKPITKDVTITAFYPRPLEADGPANGDKLAAFALTRVRPDIEILLDQIKAENSHITVQFINADVEVDLLKEFGQVSNGTIFVRSQKQSLLSSGTPFAEERVIAKETKDLEDLERKLVGALLNVTTEQKKVYFTVSNGERYGMSFKALPNEQVNRFVSFLQFLNFKVAELGFAQGWPSKLPEDADMLVILGPTVPFSKEAKEELRKFVLEKNGKLLITMEPKGNEDFVWLLTAAGLKYKTSQLIEREEKPGFVVAKRFPDHRLTDLLQKKDMGILFPYSGFLELEPSIPSPYAFKSETLLESGFEAYSDENSNGKLDPNEKRESKILSVVLTPTSLTNEKSGKIILHTGTSWVTDQFIPYAMNSQFSTVSITGLFQDVAVAEIPLKKEELDTISLSDNQKLVAWVIGVFLFPGFILAVGSYFVYSRRKNSMIEV, encoded by the coding sequence ATGTTTTTAACAGCAGATCGAGTTTTACCATTTATTAGTTTACTTTCACTTTTCGCCTACTTTCTGTTCGATGGAATGGTTGTAGATCCCAAAAAAAGAATTCTTTTTTTCGGTGTAGTCTTTTTATTTTTAGCATCGGATACTATCGTTCGTGCTTTCTCTAAAGGATTAAGAAAAGAAGACCAAAACCGTTACATCGCTGCCAGCTTTGGAATTGGTGCCTTTTTATTATCAGTATTACGTGACTTTCTAGATTTGAAACCAGTTGCTGGATTTAACGAAGAAGTCAGCGCCATTCCGAAAGTAAGAGAATTCTTACTACTTTGTGTGGTGCTTCTTTCTATCGTTTTTTTACTTCAAATCATATTACTGGAGATAGGAAAATCTTCCTTGGAAGCACAAAGTAATTTGGCAAAATCCAAAAGTTCTCTATTACAAAATGCAGTTTTAGGATTTTTGTTTGGTTTGCCGATTCTTGTCGCAGTTAATTATTTTGCGATCAAACGAAACTATAATTTTGATTTGAGTAGCCAGGGTAAATTTTCTCTTTCCCAAATATCGAGAAACCTGATCAAACCAATCACAAAAGATGTTACCATCACTGCATTTTATCCTCGACCTCTAGAAGCAGATGGACCAGCAAACGGTGATAAGTTGGCTGCGTTTGCTCTCACTCGCGTCCGGCCTGATATAGAAATTCTTTTGGACCAAATTAAAGCTGAAAACTCACATATCACTGTCCAGTTTATCAACGCGGATGTGGAAGTAGATTTATTAAAAGAATTTGGCCAAGTTTCCAATGGAACCATCTTTGTTCGTTCTCAGAAACAATCCTTACTTAGTTCAGGAACTCCTTTTGCGGAAGAAAGGGTTATCGCTAAAGAAACCAAAGATTTAGAAGATCTAGAACGTAAGTTAGTGGGTGCACTTCTGAATGTTACCACCGAACAGAAAAAAGTTTATTTTACAGTCTCCAATGGAGAGCGATATGGAATGTCCTTCAAAGCCCTTCCGAATGAACAAGTAAATCGTTTTGTTTCCTTCTTGCAGTTTTTAAATTTTAAGGTAGCTGAACTCGGATTTGCACAAGGTTGGCCATCAAAATTACCAGAAGATGCTGATATGTTAGTGATTCTTGGGCCTACGGTTCCTTTTTCTAAAGAAGCAAAAGAAGAACTGCGGAAATTTGTTTTGGAGAAAAATGGAAAACTTCTTATTACAATGGAACCGAAAGGAAATGAGGATTTTGTTTGGTTACTTACGGCCGCTGGTCTCAAATATAAAACTTCTCAGTTAATCGAAAGAGAAGAAAAACCAGGATTTGTTGTAGCTAAACGTTTCCCTGATCATAGGCTTACTGATTTACTTCAGAAAAAAGATATGGGGATATTGTTTCCTTATAGCGGTTTTTTAGAACTGGAACCTTCCATTCCTTCACCTTATGCATTTAAGTCGGAAACTCTCCTCGAGTCTGGGTTTGAAGCTTATTCTGATGAGAATAGTAACGGAAAATTAGACCCAAATGAAAAAAGAGAAAGTAAAATCCTTTCTGTTGTGTTAACTCCGACTTCACTTACTAATGAAAAATCAGGAAAAATCATTTTACACACAGGAACTTCTTGGGTGACTGATCAGTTCATTCCGTACGCCATGAATTCTCAGTTTTCAACTGTTTCCATTACCGGTTTGTTCCAAGATGTAGCCGTTGCTGAAATTCCATTAAAAAAAGAAGAACTTGATACTATCTCCCTTTCCGACAATCAAAAGTTAGTTGCTTGGGTGATTGGAGTGTTTTTGTTTCCTGGGTTCATTTTGGCAGTGGGATCTTATTTTGTGTATTCTCGACGAAAAAATTCCATGATTGAAGTATGA